One genomic region from Fictibacillus marinisediminis encodes:
- the argS gene encoding arginine--tRNA ligase, with amino-acid sequence MSELKKEFAQIIANQLNDVLSLEKIEKLIEKPRHSVQGDIAFPCFTLAKTLKKAPQLIASDLSSQISTPLFERVEAQGPYINGFYKREAVSKEIVTAILKQHNAYGSAAIGNGEHITIDLSSPNIAKPFSMGHLRSTVIGNALANLTEKCGYKPVRINHIGDWGTQFGKLIVAYKRWGSEETVKQNPIKELLSLYVKFHKEAESQPALEDEARFWFKKLEDKNEEATALWKWFRDESLQEFSKIYSLLDIEFDTYHGEAFYNDKMENTVALLKEKGLLTQSDGAKVVKLDDSGLPPCLIKKSDGATLYATRDLTAALYRQEIYHFVKSLYVVGHEQSLHFQQIFLVLQKMGYHWAEEMVHIPFGFILKDGKKMSTRKGKVVLLEEVIQEAITLAKKNIELKNPGLPNKEEVAKQIGVGSIIFHDLKNERLNNIEFSLEDMLKFEGETGLYVQYAHARACSILRKAGNVSGMNTGLDDDYSWELVKTLMAFPDVIQKSLRLYEPSQIAKYLINVAQEFNAFYSHIRVLEEDETLASRVSLVNAVTVVLKEGLRLLGIKAPEEM; translated from the coding sequence ATGTCGGAGCTAAAAAAAGAATTTGCCCAAATCATCGCAAATCAGCTTAATGATGTTCTTAGCTTAGAAAAAATTGAGAAACTCATTGAAAAACCGAGGCATTCGGTTCAAGGTGATATTGCTTTCCCTTGTTTCACTCTCGCAAAAACGCTGAAAAAAGCGCCGCAGCTCATCGCGTCAGACCTCTCTTCTCAAATCAGCACCCCGCTGTTTGAAAGAGTGGAAGCGCAGGGTCCCTACATCAATGGTTTTTATAAAAGAGAAGCCGTCAGCAAGGAAATCGTGACGGCAATCCTGAAGCAGCATAACGCTTACGGATCAGCAGCCATCGGCAACGGAGAACACATCACGATTGATCTCTCTTCCCCGAACATCGCCAAGCCGTTCTCCATGGGCCACCTCCGCTCGACCGTCATCGGAAACGCGCTCGCCAATCTTACCGAAAAGTGCGGCTACAAGCCTGTCCGTATCAACCATATCGGCGACTGGGGAACTCAATTCGGCAAGTTGATCGTCGCTTACAAGCGCTGGGGAAGCGAAGAAACGGTGAAGCAGAATCCGATAAAAGAGCTGCTAAGCCTTTATGTAAAATTCCATAAAGAGGCCGAATCACAGCCTGCCCTTGAGGATGAAGCGAGATTTTGGTTTAAAAAGCTCGAGGACAAAAATGAGGAAGCAACAGCGCTATGGAAATGGTTCCGTGATGAATCGCTTCAGGAGTTTTCAAAAATCTACTCGCTGCTGGATATTGAGTTTGATACGTACCACGGCGAGGCTTTTTATAACGATAAGATGGAAAACACGGTTGCTCTTTTAAAGGAAAAAGGACTGCTTACACAATCTGACGGTGCGAAAGTTGTGAAGCTCGATGATTCCGGCCTTCCTCCTTGCCTCATCAAAAAATCAGATGGCGCTACACTCTATGCGACCCGGGATCTGACAGCAGCCCTCTATCGCCAGGAAATCTATCATTTTGTGAAAAGTCTGTATGTCGTCGGTCACGAACAAAGCCTGCATTTCCAGCAGATCTTCCTCGTTCTTCAGAAAATGGGCTATCACTGGGCCGAGGAGATGGTCCACATCCCGTTCGGCTTCATTTTAAAAGACGGGAAAAAGATGTCGACCCGAAAAGGCAAAGTCGTTCTCCTGGAAGAAGTCATTCAAGAAGCGATCACACTCGCCAAGAAGAATATCGAGCTTAAGAATCCAGGCCTTCCCAACAAAGAGGAAGTAGCAAAGCAAATCGGTGTGGGATCGATTATTTTCCACGATTTAAAGAACGAAAGACTGAACAATATCGAGTTTTCACTTGAAGATATGCTGAAGTTCGAGGGGGAAACAGGTCTGTATGTTCAATATGCACACGCACGTGCCTGCTCCATCCTGAGAAAAGCAGGAAACGTGAGCGGTATGAACACCGGGCTTGATGACGACTATAGCTGGGAGCTGGTAAAAACGCTCATGGCGTTTCCTGATGTCATTCAAAAAAGTCTCAGACTCTATGAACCTTCCCAGATTGCCAAGTACTTGATCAATGTGGCTCAGGAGTTTAATGCATTTTACAGCCACATTAGAGTGCTTGAGGAGGATGAAACCCTCGCCAGCCGTGTCTCACTCGTTAATGCCGTAACCGTCGTACTAAAAGAAGGTTTGCGCCTTCTCGGCATTAAAGCGCCCGAAGAAATGTAA
- a CDS encoding four-carbon acid sugar kinase family protein, whose amino-acid sequence MRIAVIADDLTGANATGVLLTKQGISTATILHGFSPQTAYNYDAICIDTDSRYTPKHVAYKRVSDIIGSLSGQGVELFCKRIDSTGRGNIGGEIDACLDALGEDSVAVVMPSYPVSGRTTVGGYLLVNGTPVQETDVAKDPQAPLNESHVPSIISRQCAKPVATLEMNEVLQGSFQLTSCLQEKISDGSRVIVADAVNEEQIEAVAKAMAALDVTFVPVDPGPLTAAYVKEKYSGSPFTPKILLTIGSCTSVTGKQIHHLAENLPLHTVYIDPLKLARDENGERDAEILRGMNEGLRLLEEQAVVLVTTFQEDAPLLDLRVIAKEQLTTEASLARRITDGLAIISQRIIQKSRTSISGCFSSGGDVTASICAAGKTHGIQLLDEVFPLAAYGRFIGGYLDGLPVVTKGGLVGSESAITESVLFLQRQLTKKTNEKEILS is encoded by the coding sequence ATGAGAATTGCAGTGATCGCCGATGATCTGACTGGCGCCAACGCGACGGGAGTACTTCTGACCAAACAAGGTATATCAACAGCAACCATCCTGCATGGCTTCTCCCCGCAAACGGCCTATAACTATGACGCGATCTGCATTGACACTGACAGCCGCTACACCCCGAAGCACGTAGCGTACAAACGAGTTTCAGATATTATCGGCAGCCTGTCGGGACAGGGCGTAGAGCTCTTTTGCAAACGCATCGACAGTACAGGCCGGGGAAATATTGGCGGTGAAATCGATGCCTGCCTGGATGCCTTGGGAGAAGATTCCGTTGCCGTCGTTATGCCGTCCTATCCTGTGTCTGGACGAACGACCGTTGGAGGCTACCTGCTTGTGAACGGCACGCCAGTCCAGGAAACTGACGTGGCTAAAGATCCGCAAGCACCGCTGAACGAGTCGCACGTTCCTTCCATTATTAGCAGACAATGCGCCAAGCCTGTGGCCACCCTGGAGATGAATGAAGTCCTGCAAGGATCGTTCCAGCTCACTTCCTGCCTTCAGGAAAAAATCAGTGATGGCAGCCGGGTCATCGTAGCAGACGCCGTGAATGAAGAACAGATAGAAGCTGTCGCCAAAGCGATGGCGGCTCTGGATGTGACGTTCGTTCCTGTCGATCCGGGACCGCTGACTGCCGCTTATGTAAAGGAAAAATACAGCGGTTCTCCCTTCACACCGAAGATTTTGCTCACGATCGGCAGCTGTACGTCGGTAACTGGAAAGCAGATTCATCATCTGGCTGAAAACCTGCCGCTTCATACCGTTTATATCGATCCTTTAAAACTGGCAAGGGATGAGAATGGAGAAAGAGACGCAGAAATTTTAAGAGGAATGAACGAAGGGCTGCGGCTGCTGGAGGAACAAGCAGTTGTGCTGGTTACGACGTTCCAGGAGGATGCCCCGCTGCTTGATCTTCGGGTAATTGCCAAAGAGCAGCTCACAACCGAAGCATCACTTGCCAGAAGGATTACAGACGGCCTTGCCATTATCAGCCAGAGAATCATCCAAAAAAGCAGAACGAGCATCAGCGGATGTTTTTCAAGCGGAGGAGATGTGACTGCTTCAATATGCGCCGCCGGCAAAACCCATGGCATTCAGCTGCTTGACGAGGTGTTTCCTCTAGCCGCCTACGGAAGGTTTATCGGCGGCTACCTCGACGGCCTGCCTGTCGTAACAAAAGGCGGCCTGGTAGGCAGTGAATCTGCGATTACAGAATCCGTTTTATTTTTACAGCGGCAGCTCACAAAAAAGACAAATGAAAAGGAGATATTATCATGA
- a CDS encoding DeoR/GlpR family DNA-binding transcription regulator — MLPLERKLEILKRTDKEGKVQIEQLVGELNVSGMTIRRDLAQLEKEGKVIRTHGGAVAVNPLIPETPYQNKSMTRVNQKHLIAKYAASLIPEGAQILLDSGTTTLEIAKVIKSRDDLTIVTNDLKIAAELIESPSEIICTGGTLQRGIGSFVGPHAQDLLNQIRVDLLFMGTHAINLEKGLTAPTMEKALIKRLMADAATTTWVVADSQKFNKSSFSQVCSLEKIEGIITDAELTPEDEVRYGEITSIYTVKENEVSHG; from the coding sequence ATGCTCCCGTTAGAACGAAAACTAGAAATCTTAAAACGAACCGATAAAGAAGGAAAAGTTCAAATTGAACAGCTGGTTGGAGAATTGAACGTTTCTGGTATGACGATCCGAAGGGATCTGGCCCAGTTAGAAAAGGAAGGGAAAGTCATCCGGACCCACGGAGGGGCTGTTGCGGTGAACCCGCTCATCCCGGAGACCCCCTATCAAAACAAATCGATGACGAGGGTGAACCAAAAACACCTGATCGCCAAGTATGCGGCAAGCCTGATTCCGGAGGGGGCACAGATTCTATTAGACTCCGGGACAACCACTCTGGAGATTGCCAAAGTGATCAAATCCAGAGACGACTTAACGATTGTGACAAACGATCTGAAGATTGCCGCTGAACTGATCGAAAGTCCATCGGAGATCATCTGTACGGGCGGCACCCTGCAAAGAGGAATTGGTTCGTTCGTGGGCCCTCATGCGCAGGACCTGCTTAATCAGATCCGAGTCGACCTTTTATTCATGGGCACGCACGCTATCAATCTTGAAAAAGGGCTGACCGCTCCAACAATGGAAAAAGCCTTGATTAAGAGATTGATGGCTGACGCAGCCACTACAACTTGGGTCGTAGCAGATTCTCAAAAGTTCAACAAAAGCTCTTTTTCACAAGTATGTTCTCTGGAAAAGATAGAAGGCATCATTACCGATGCAGAATTAACACCTGAAGATGAGGTGCGATATGGAGAAATAACCTCCATATATACCGTAAAAGAAAACGAGGTGAGTCATGGATGA
- a CDS encoding DNA alkylation repair protein — MTMTYLETLHEEIRSRQNPADAVKMQSYMKNKFTFYGLKSPIMKEVMKNHVKMYGLPEMSIPEMTKKCWNYREREMQYMGMFFVDKLKKGMQEDDLKALENTITEKSWWDTVDHIAKHHMGHYIQTFKHREQELVEKWIHSPNMWLNRTAILYQLGYKKDTNEDILKYVIEQQKENKEFFIRKAIGWALREYAKTNPDYVVEFVNSTELQPLSRKEALKNIQLA, encoded by the coding sequence ATGACGATGACGTACCTTGAAACCTTGCATGAAGAAATACGAAGCAGGCAGAATCCGGCCGATGCGGTAAAGATGCAGTCTTACATGAAGAATAAATTTACCTTCTATGGCTTGAAGTCACCGATTATGAAAGAGGTTATGAAGAATCATGTGAAAATGTACGGGCTGCCTGAGATGAGCATCCCCGAAATGACGAAGAAATGCTGGAACTACAGAGAACGGGAAATGCAGTACATGGGCATGTTTTTTGTGGACAAGCTGAAGAAGGGCATGCAGGAAGACGATCTTAAAGCTTTAGAGAACACGATCACTGAAAAGTCGTGGTGGGATACGGTGGATCATATCGCCAAGCACCATATGGGACATTACATACAAACGTTCAAGCATCGGGAACAGGAATTGGTGGAGAAATGGATTCATTCACCGAACATGTGGCTGAACCGGACCGCGATTCTTTATCAGCTCGGCTATAAAAAAGATACGAACGAAGACATCTTAAAATACGTTATTGAGCAGCAGAAGGAGAACAAAGAGTTCTTTATCCGCAAAGCGATCGGCTGGGCATTGAGGGAATATGCCAAGACCAACCCCGATTACGTTGTCGAGTTCGTCAACTCCACAGAACTCCAGCCCTTGAGCAGAAAAGAAGCCCTTAAGAATATACAGTTAGCCTAG
- a CDS encoding spore germination protein, which yields MPSFFKKKKLQKNQPSQEHEKPKKPNSFPISPVLDENIEIIKTQTGNSSEIIIRTFNHSPRFQARTAIVYVKGITDQQTIQDLLIESILKPGAHVADQENLAAMVEEIMPLGNIEQVDDWSVLFESLMAGDTIIFVDGYYSAVRACTEGGEKRSIEEPSTQRAIRGSREGFTEYIETNISMVRRLIQNPLLWTESMKIGKVTKTNVTIMYIKGIAKDEVIVELRKRLNKIDIDGVLESGYIEQLIEDQSITAFPTLYYSERPDTVAGNLLEGRFAVFVNGTPFVLLGPAVFVQFFQSIEDYTERFYISTAIRLLRVLVFFISLIGPATYIAATTFHQEMIPTQLLIAIAAQREAVPFPSFVEALIMEVTFEILREAGIRMPKAIGSAISIVGALVIGQAAVQAGVVSPAMVIIVAITAIASFATPSIAIAISARLLRFIFMISAATFGFYGMILVFIMLVVHLCSLRSFGVPYMSPLAPFIPAEVGDTFIRAPMWTGTKRPAYISGPNQQRDGDNMSKPEPEQRRILVTENEGDQNET from the coding sequence ATGCCTTCTTTTTTCAAAAAGAAAAAACTTCAAAAGAATCAACCCTCTCAAGAGCATGAGAAGCCAAAAAAGCCTAATTCTTTTCCCATTTCTCCTGTACTTGATGAGAATATTGAGATCATTAAAACACAGACAGGGAACAGCAGTGAGATTATCATTCGAACGTTTAACCATTCTCCCCGGTTTCAAGCCCGAACCGCTATTGTTTATGTGAAAGGGATAACGGACCAGCAGACCATTCAGGATCTTTTGATCGAATCGATCCTGAAACCAGGTGCTCATGTGGCAGATCAGGAAAATCTGGCAGCGATGGTGGAAGAAATCATGCCTCTTGGAAACATAGAACAGGTTGATGATTGGTCTGTCTTGTTCGAATCTCTCATGGCGGGGGACACGATTATTTTTGTCGATGGCTATTATTCGGCCGTACGGGCATGTACAGAAGGCGGAGAAAAACGTTCCATTGAAGAACCGAGTACACAGCGGGCGATCCGAGGTTCAAGAGAAGGATTTACAGAATATATAGAAACGAACATATCCATGGTCCGAAGACTGATTCAGAATCCCCTGCTATGGACCGAATCCATGAAAATTGGAAAAGTGACCAAAACCAACGTCACCATCATGTATATCAAAGGAATAGCGAAGGATGAGGTGATTGTTGAGCTTCGTAAACGGCTTAATAAAATCGATATCGATGGAGTTCTGGAGTCCGGGTATATCGAACAGCTCATTGAAGACCAATCCATTACAGCATTTCCTACCCTGTACTATTCCGAGCGTCCGGATACGGTTGCGGGCAATCTATTGGAAGGGCGCTTTGCAGTCTTCGTTAACGGAACACCGTTCGTTCTTCTCGGACCTGCCGTATTTGTGCAGTTCTTTCAGTCGATTGAAGATTACACCGAACGTTTTTACATCTCCACCGCTATAAGATTATTACGGGTTCTGGTCTTTTTTATCTCGCTCATCGGACCAGCGACCTATATTGCCGCAACGACCTTCCATCAGGAGATGATTCCGACTCAGCTTTTGATTGCCATCGCCGCACAGCGGGAAGCCGTTCCTTTCCCGAGTTTTGTGGAAGCACTCATCATGGAAGTTACGTTTGAGATCCTGAGGGAAGCAGGAATCCGAATGCCTAAAGCGATTGGGTCTGCCATCTCCATCGTCGGTGCCCTTGTTATCGGACAGGCAGCGGTTCAGGCGGGAGTCGTATCGCCTGCCATGGTCATTATCGTAGCAATTACCGCGATCGCCAGTTTTGCCACTCCGTCCATTGCGATCGCGATATCGGCCCGTCTGCTTCGTTTTATTTTTATGATCAGTGCCGCTACCTTTGGTTTTTATGGCATGATCTTAGTCTTTATCATGCTGGTCGTTCATTTATGCAGCCTAAGATCTTTCGGCGTTCCTTACATGTCTCCTCTTGCTCCATTCATCCCTGCAGAGGTAGGAGACACGTTTATTCGGGCTCCCATGTGGACGGGAACGAAACGGCCGGCCTACATCAGCGGACCCAACCAGCAGCGTGATGGAGACAATATGAGCAAACCGGAGCCGGAACAGAGACGGATTCTGGTTACAGAAAATGAAGGTGATCAAAATGAGACGTAG
- the pdxA gene encoding 4-hydroxythreonine-4-phosphate dehydrogenase PdxA translates to MTQYTAKPIIAIPMGDPAGIGPEISVKALAKKEIYDLCRPVLIGTASVVEQAMTFAGVSLGLNPINDPAEGKYEFGTIDIVNLENIDISQLKIGKVQAICGQAAFDYIEKSIAFANNGQVDAIATTPINKESLKAAEVPYIGHTEMLAGLTGVDDPLTMFEVRSLRIFFLTRHLSLKDAIGQITADRVHDYLVRCDEALKRLGIESRKMAVAGLNPHSGEHGLFGSEELDEIGPGIERAKQQGINAFGPVPADSVFHQALHGKYDAVLSLYHDQGHIAAKMTDFERTISITNGLPFLRTSVDHGTAFDIAGQGIAGSVSMEEAIKLAAQYSVHFRTLKV, encoded by the coding sequence ATGACACAATATACTGCTAAACCAATCATTGCCATTCCTATGGGGGATCCTGCCGGAATCGGGCCTGAAATCAGTGTTAAGGCACTCGCTAAAAAGGAAATCTATGACCTTTGCCGCCCTGTTCTAATCGGGACAGCCTCCGTTGTTGAACAGGCAATGACCTTTGCTGGTGTTTCTCTTGGGCTGAATCCCATCAATGACCCCGCAGAAGGAAAATATGAATTCGGAACAATCGATATCGTTAATCTTGAGAATATAGATATCAGCCAGCTGAAGATCGGAAAGGTTCAGGCGATTTGCGGCCAAGCCGCTTTTGACTATATTGAAAAAAGCATTGCCTTTGCCAACAATGGGCAGGTTGACGCCATTGCCACCACACCGATCAATAAAGAATCCTTGAAAGCCGCAGAAGTGCCGTATATCGGCCATACCGAAATGCTTGCCGGCCTAACGGGTGTAGACGATCCGCTAACCATGTTTGAAGTACGTTCATTGCGAATTTTCTTCCTGACACGACACTTATCACTGAAGGATGCGATCGGCCAGATTACTGCTGACCGTGTGCATGATTATTTAGTCCGCTGTGACGAAGCACTAAAGCGTCTTGGAATTGAAAGTAGAAAAATGGCGGTAGCCGGCCTGAATCCTCACAGCGGTGAGCATGGACTGTTCGGCTCGGAAGAACTGGATGAGATCGGCCCGGGGATTGAGCGTGCGAAGCAGCAAGGCATCAATGCATTTGGCCCTGTCCCTGCAGATTCTGTTTTCCATCAGGCACTTCACGGAAAATATGATGCAGTGCTCTCCCTTTATCATGATCAGGGGCATATCGCCGCTAAGATGACCGATTTTGAACGTACGATCTCCATCACCAATGGCTTGCCGTTCCTTCGTACATCAGTCGACCACGGCACAGCGTTTGACATTGCAGGCCAAGGGATCGCGGGCTCTGTCAGCATGGAGGAAGCCATCAAGCTCGCTGCTCAATATTCTGTTCATTTCCGTACACTGAAGGTCTGA
- a CDS encoding Ger(x)C family spore germination protein has translation MRRSVIVFITVGLLLSLLSGCWSKKELNDLALVSAVGIDLDKKGRYLGTFQFVNPGNVTGGFQGGGGGSGNAVSVYSTTGDNMDELSRRMSTKVSRNLYYAHANLLVISDKLAKKKGLNPILDAFDRDATFRKTATIVIAHKTKASDIVKTLTAIDKVPANKVIKLLRFSERVWGQAINVTLLDVVKDLLDDGKQPVISGFYLKGSSAIGERVENITQSTPQAAPQIDGLALFKGGKLKGWLYGRKAKGAVWVMNKTQKTEVNINKKGRKEAIAFEVLRQNTKISSSVKKGSTQLTVSVQTEGNIGGTDVPVNLKDPHVIAQLEKGFEKEIAAEIRSAIKEAQHKKTDIFGFGDTVHRSQPDTWKRISGKWEEDYFSKANIKVKVHAFVRQTALRNNSYLTDEK, from the coding sequence ATGAGACGTAGCGTGATCGTTTTTATCACAGTGGGACTGCTGCTTTCATTGCTTTCAGGCTGCTGGAGCAAAAAAGAGCTGAACGATCTGGCCCTCGTCTCTGCGGTGGGCATTGATCTTGATAAAAAAGGAAGATATTTAGGCACCTTTCAATTTGTTAATCCAGGCAATGTGACAGGAGGGTTCCAAGGGGGAGGTGGGGGCAGCGGAAATGCGGTCTCCGTCTATTCGACAACAGGGGATAATATGGATGAGTTAAGCCGCCGCATGTCTACCAAAGTTTCGCGAAACCTCTATTATGCCCATGCGAATCTGCTTGTCATCAGTGACAAATTGGCGAAGAAAAAAGGGTTGAATCCCATCCTGGATGCCTTTGACCGGGATGCGACGTTCCGGAAAACAGCAACCATCGTGATCGCTCATAAAACAAAGGCAAGTGATATTGTAAAAACACTGACAGCTATCGATAAAGTTCCAGCGAACAAAGTGATCAAACTGTTGAGGTTCTCCGAAAGAGTATGGGGGCAGGCGATCAATGTAACCTTATTGGATGTGGTAAAAGATTTATTGGATGACGGAAAACAGCCCGTCATCAGCGGGTTTTATTTAAAGGGTTCTAGTGCGATCGGAGAACGCGTTGAGAACATAACGCAGTCAACACCCCAGGCAGCTCCCCAAATTGATGGCCTGGCTTTATTTAAAGGCGGAAAGCTTAAGGGCTGGCTCTATGGGAGGAAAGCCAAAGGAGCCGTCTGGGTGATGAACAAGACTCAAAAAACAGAAGTCAATATAAACAAAAAGGGGAGGAAGGAAGCGATTGCTTTTGAAGTACTCCGGCAGAACACGAAGATTTCTTCTTCCGTTAAGAAAGGAAGTACCCAGCTTACTGTCAGTGTACAAACCGAAGGAAATATTGGGGGAACGGATGTTCCTGTCAATCTTAAAGACCCGCATGTGATCGCACAATTGGAGAAAGGTTTTGAAAAGGAGATCGCTGCAGAGATTAGAAGCGCCATAAAAGAGGCACAACATAAAAAAACCGATATATTCGGCTTCGGGGATACGGTCCATCGTTCGCAGCCTGACACATGGAAAAGGATTTCGGGAAAATGGGAGGAGGATTATTTTTCGAAAGCAAACATTAAGGTGAAGGTCCATGCCTTCGTTCGCCAAACCGCTCTGAGGAACAATTCTTATCTCACAGATGAGAAATAA
- a CDS encoding DUF4405 domain-containing protein codes for MKKNNYVKFGLDLAMSITFVLLFNKRVFGGMTFHEVAGTVIGVAFLTHMALNWRWIKNVSLKLFDKKLPGKTRFSYGLNLVLLVCMTTIMVSGIFVSRVLFPNTNIGNEGWFKMLHISLSFLTLIIVGIHVGMHWKWVINIWNRIFSIKEPKQWMGWTANGAMAVVLLFGVFQIFETGFISRSVSVFGIFSSGGQPAMAEGGKGAFGQRPDMDGDGGGQEFGGPRPGEQASGTSDGGQSGRPAPGSFSKGERPSGFDGDDDMGGGREREDFGGREHGFGGDVSALSVIATYTGVMAVFAVLAYYGGKFLGRRKKRLS; via the coding sequence ATGAAAAAGAACAATTATGTAAAGTTTGGTTTGGACTTGGCGATGAGTATTACGTTTGTTTTGCTGTTTAACAAGAGAGTGTTTGGCGGGATGACTTTTCACGAAGTGGCAGGAACGGTGATCGGGGTTGCATTTCTGACTCACATGGCCTTGAACTGGCGATGGATCAAGAATGTTTCTTTGAAACTATTCGATAAGAAATTGCCAGGAAAAACACGGTTTAGCTATGGATTAAATCTTGTACTGTTAGTATGTATGACCACCATTATGGTAAGCGGAATTTTTGTTTCAAGGGTGCTCTTTCCCAATACTAATATAGGAAATGAAGGATGGTTTAAGATGCTGCACATTTCGTTATCGTTCTTGACCTTGATCATTGTGGGAATTCATGTCGGCATGCATTGGAAATGGGTCATCAACATCTGGAACCGCATCTTTTCCATTAAGGAACCGAAACAATGGATGGGCTGGACGGCTAATGGAGCGATGGCAGTTGTTCTGCTGTTTGGTGTCTTTCAGATCTTTGAAACAGGGTTTATTTCACGGTCGGTGAGTGTGTTCGGCATCTTTTCAAGCGGCGGGCAGCCGGCGATGGCTGAAGGTGGCAAGGGGGCATTCGGGCAGAGGCCTGACATGGATGGAGACGGCGGCGGACAGGAATTCGGCGGACCGCGTCCTGGAGAGCAGGCAAGCGGAACGAGTGATGGCGGTCAATCGGGAAGGCCGGCACCGGGATCGTTCAGCAAGGGAGAACGGCCTTCTGGATTCGATGGTGACGATGATATGGGAGGCGGACGCGAACGGGAAGACTTTGGAGGCCGGGAGCATGGCTTCGGGGGCGATGTGAGCGCCCTGTCTGTCATTGCTACCTATACCGGGGTCATGGCGGTCTTCGCCGTGCTGGCTTACTATGGCGGAAAGTTTTTGGGGAGAAGAAAGAAGAGGTTGAGTTAA
- a CDS encoding GerAB/ArcD/ProY family transporter encodes MEKARITPYQLFALVLLFELGSALLVAVGIEAKQDAWIVILLGMLGGLGLFFICYRLYCFYPDMLPTEYLQKVVGKGIGRPIAYLYMLYNLYIAGRVLRDFGTMLLTFAYIETPLLIANTLMILVIIYTVSKGIEVLARTGELFLVFIYLLAGSGVILVLFSGVIDIHNLQPVLENGWKPIIKTTLKESMYFPFGELLVFTMIFPYVEDAKKLRNASVLATVVSGLSLALVMMFNISILGVNLTALSQFPLLSTIQTIQVADFLERLDVYFMIALVVGGFFKISLFLYVAVIGTANLFNVKPASRLSYPLGLVVLFMSMTMASNYSEHIKEGIGIVPLLLHLPFQYIFPIIVFIVAYFKNKNKSKNQKAN; translated from the coding sequence ATGGAAAAAGCAAGAATAACACCATATCAGCTGTTTGCCCTTGTTCTATTATTTGAGCTGGGCAGTGCCCTGCTTGTAGCGGTGGGGATCGAAGCCAAGCAGGATGCGTGGATCGTTATCCTGCTTGGGATGCTTGGGGGATTAGGGCTTTTTTTCATCTGTTACCGGCTGTATTGTTTTTACCCGGACATGCTGCCGACAGAATACCTTCAAAAGGTTGTAGGCAAAGGAATCGGGCGTCCGATTGCCTATTTGTACATGCTGTATAACCTTTATATCGCGGGAAGGGTCCTGCGGGATTTTGGCACCATGCTGCTGACATTTGCTTACATTGAAACACCCCTTTTAATCGCCAACACCTTAATGATCCTGGTCATTATCTATACCGTCTCAAAAGGAATTGAAGTATTGGCGAGAACAGGAGAACTCTTTTTGGTCTTCATTTATTTGTTGGCAGGATCTGGTGTGATCCTCGTATTATTCTCTGGAGTAATTGATATCCACAACCTGCAGCCTGTGCTAGAAAACGGCTGGAAGCCGATTATTAAAACCACCCTAAAAGAGTCCATGTATTTTCCCTTTGGAGAACTCCTTGTGTTTACGATGATTTTTCCTTATGTGGAGGATGCCAAAAAGCTGAGGAACGCCAGTGTGCTTGCCACTGTGGTCAGTGGGCTGTCGCTGGCTCTGGTCATGATGTTCAATATCAGCATCCTTGGTGTGAATCTTACAGCACTGTCTCAATTCCCTTTGCTGAGCACCATCCAAACCATCCAGGTCGCCGATTTTTTGGAGCGCCTGGACGTCTATTTCATGATTGCTTTAGTCGTGGGAGGTTTTTTTAAGATAAGTCTCTTTTTGTACGTGGCTGTAATAGGGACGGCGAACCTCTTCAACGTAAAACCGGCTTCCAGGCTGAGTTATCCGCTCGGGCTTGTCGTACTGTTTATGTCCATGACAATGGCAAGCAACTATTCTGAGCATATTAAAGAAGGAATCGGGATCGTTCCGCTCTTATTGCATCTTCCTTTTCAATACATTTTCCCTATCATTGTCTTCATCGTGGCGTATTTTAAAAATAAGAATAAAAGTAAAAATCAAAAGGCAAACTAA